In one Nicotiana sylvestris chromosome 8, ASM39365v2, whole genome shotgun sequence genomic region, the following are encoded:
- the LOC104217777 gene encoding ATP-dependent DNA helicase RRM3-like produces the protein MQPPVINLQLHLPDKQAVLLEKAKFANCYSIRQCQKNNAHGVFQDMLNRRGSTNVPIQRIPRVLCMELSSKDGGKRQKRSVIGRIATANLREGERYYLKLLLNHVRGPFSFEDLLMVNERDCQTFKEAVKERGLLESDNSISECLREAVLFKMPSALRNLFATILVHCDPTDIRKLWDTYYEDMSEDFRRIHKYLSDTQLQCTLKSINYFLQSMGKSAGKYDLPKLNQCRDENVPTECREIIEEKAIQVSEEDFNAQSKLNPEQEQAFKIILQRVDSGRAGLFFVDGLGGTGKTFLYRALLANVRSRSMIALATATSGVAATILPGGRTVHSRFDIPLETSEIIITNMSKQSGGAKLIRKAKLILWDEEPMAMRQTIKTVDRSFGDIMDVDEPFGGKIMIFGGDFRQVLPVVPKSTRVETVNASLVRSYLWPKMEKDLTNKKYESKDRSSIQ, from the exons ATGCAGCCTCCGGTCATTAATCTTCAGCTACATCTCCCAGATAAACAAGcag TGCTATTGGAAAAAGCAAAATTTGCCAACTGTTATAGCATCAGACAATGTCAAAAAAATAATGCTCACGGAGTATTTCAAGATATGCTCAACAGACGAGGAAGCACGAATGTACCTATACAAAGAATTCCCAGAGTATTATGTATGGAACTCTCAAGCAAAGACGGGGGCAAAAGACAAAAAAGATCGGTAATTGGTCGAATTGCTACAG CTAATCTTAGAGAAGGTGAAAGGTACTACTTGAAATTGTTGCTGAATCATGTCAGAGGACCATTTTCGTTCGAAGACTTACTCATGGTTAATGAAAGAGACTGTCAAACATTCAAGGAAGCTGTAAAAGAAAGAGGGTTACTAGAATCAGATAACAGTATTTCTGAATGCTTACGCGAGGCAGTTCTCTTCAAAATGCCATCGGCTCTTAGAAATTTGTTTGCAACTATATTGGTACATTGTGATCCAACGGACATTAGAAAATTGTGGGACACATATTACGAGGATATGTCAGAGGACTTtagaagaatacataaatattTATCTGATACTCAACTACAATGCACGTTGAAGAGCATTAATTATTTTCTACAAAGCATGGGCAAGAGTGCTGGAAAATATGATTTACCTAAACTCAATCAGTGTCGAGATGAAAATGTTCCCACAGAATGCAGAGAGATTATTGAAGAAAAGGCTATACAAGTGTCTGAAGAAGATTTTAATgcacaatcaaagctaaatcctGAACAAGAGCAAGCTTTCAAGATTATATTGCAAAGAGTCGATTCTGGTAGAGCAGGTTTGTTCTTTGTAGATGGCCTAGGAGGAACCGGAAAAACATTCCTTTATCGTGCATTACTTGCAAATGTCAGATCAAGAAGTATGATAGCATTAGCAACAGCAACAAGTGGTGTAGCAGCAACAATTTTACCAGGGGGTCGTACCGTTCACTCTAGATTCGACATACCTCTTGAAACAAGTGAAATAATCATCACAAATATGTCAAAGCAGAGTGGTGGAGCTAAATTGATACGAAAGGCAAAGTTGATATTATGGGATGAAGAGCCTATGGCAATGCGTCAAACTATCAAAACAGTTGACAGGAGCTTCGGAGATATAATGGATGTAGATGAACCGTTTGGTGGAAAAATAATGATTTTTGGAGGTGATTTTCGTCAAGTACTACCAGTAGTTCCAAAATCAACAAGAGTTGAGACTGTAAATGCTAGCTTGGTTAGATCGTACTTATGGCCTAAAATGGAAAAAGATTTAACTAACAAAAAATATGAGAGCAAGGACAGATCCAGCATTCAGTGA